TGTCGGTGAAAGGGCGATTCTCGTCCACATCGATTTCACCTCCCATGATGATACTGAAGATCCGGATGAGTTCCGGGAACTGGTAACCTCTGCAGGTGTTGAGCCCGTGGCGGTGGTCACCGGTTCGCGCAAGCAACCCAGTCCCCGTCTGTTTGTTGGCGAGGGCAAGCTTGAGGAAATCCGGGATGCCATTACCGCCAATGAAGCGGACGTGGTTCTCTTTAATCACGCACTGAGCCCAAGCCAGGAACGCAACGTCGAGCGTGACCTTCGCTGTCGTGTCCTGGATCGCACGGGGGTCATCCTGGACATCTTTGCCCAGAGAGCACGGACCCACGAAGGTAAGCTTCAGGTGGAGCTTGCTCAGTTGGAGCATATGTCTACCCGTCTGGTCCGGGGTTGGACTCACCTGGAACGCCAAAAGGGCGGTATTGGGCTCCGGGGGCCCGGTGAAACACAGCTCGAAACGGACCGCCGGCTTTTGCGAGAGCGGATCAAGTCCATTCATAAGCGGCTTGAGAAAGTTCGAAGGCAGCGTAATCAGGGACGGCGTGCCCGGAAGCGTGCGGATATTCCGACGGTATCTCTTGTTGGTTACACCAACGCCGGAAAATCGACGTTGTTCAACCGAATGACCACTTCCAACGTATATGCTGCGAATCAGTTGTTCGCAACGCTGGATCCGACGTTGCGACGCCTGGAACTTCCAGACGTAGGTGCAGTCGTAGTGGCGGACACTGTGGGTTTCATTCGTCATTTGCCCCACAAACTGGTTGAGGCGTTCAGGGCGACGCTGGAGGAAACCACAGAAGCCACGTTGCTCCTGCATATTGTTGACTGCCATGACAGCCGTCGCGATGAAAATATTGAGCAGGTGGAAGAGGTGCTGGCAGAGATCGGAGCCAACGAGGTTCCGATGCTGCAGGTGTTTAACAAAATTGACCTGCTGGAAGATTTCACGCCCCGGGTTGAACGGAATGAAGACGGTGTGCCGGTCAGGGCCTGGGTATCCGCAGTCACCGGAGAAGGGCTGGATGGGCTGTTCGACGCCATCGTTGAACGTCTCGCGGAGGATGTGATACACCATTTTGTCTTGCTTGGTCCGGAAGACGGCAAGTTGCGGGCACTGCTCCATGAGGCAGGGTCGGTGTTGAGTGAAGAGCACCGCCAGACCGGTGATACCGTGCTGGAAGTCCGATTGCAGAATCGGGATTGGCTGCAACTGCTCAGCCGTGCCGGAGTGAAAGAAGATTCAGTTCGTCTCGATGACCGGACTGCCTGAAATAGGGCAGGCTATTGCCGGGGCGCTGATAAATCCCTAGTATTTGCAGCCATTCTACAAGTCAGGAACGGAGAGCACTATGGCCTGGAACGAACCGGGTGGAAACCGTAACGACAATGATCCCTGGGGAACCGGTGGTGGTCGTCGCGGCAATGATCAGGGGCCGCCAGACCTCGACGAGGCGCTGAAAAAGGGTCTCGACAAGCTGAATAAGATGCTTGGCGGAAAAGGCGGTAAGTCTGGCGGGAGCGGGGGCAGCTCCGGCGGAAGTGCCGGAAGCTTTGGCGCTGTGCTTGCCATTGCCGCAATTCTTGTCGTCGGCTATGTGATTTTTCAGTCGTTCTACACCGTGAACGAGCAGGAACGCGCGGTTGTTCTTCGCTTCGGTGAGTACAACCGGACAGAAAGCCCGGGTCTGCGCTTCAAGGTGCCGTTGATTGATGATGTCACCAAGGTGCGTGTCACCAGCGTCCGAACTGCTGAGTCCAGTGGCCAGATGCTGACCCAGGATGAAAACCTGGTAACCGTGGATCTGCAGGTTCAGTACCGTGTATCCGACGCCCAGGCTTACGTCCTGAATGTTCGTGATTCGAATCAGGCGCTGGCTTTTGCAACCGACAGTGCCCTGCGGCACGAAGTCGGCAGTTCGTCCCTGGACGATGTGTTGACCGAGGGGCGTGCAGAGCTGGCGGTCCGTGTAGAACAGCGTCTCCAGAGTTTTCTGGTTGAATATGGCACCGGCCTGGAAATTGTCCGGGTTAACGTGGAAAGCACCCAGCCACCTCCTGCCGTTCAGGACGCATTCCGTGAGGTCCAGCGCGCCCGTGAGGATGAGCAGCAGGTGAAAGAGGAAGCCGAAACTTACCGTAACAAGGTGGTTCCGGAGGCTCGCGGTCAAGCCCAACGCATGATCGAGGAAGCCAGCGCCTACAAGCAGGAAGTCATCGAACGTGCTCGCGGTGAAACATCACGTTTCCTGCAGTTGCTGGCGGTCTACCAGAATGCACCCACGGTCACCCGTGAACGCATGTACCTACAGACCCTTGAGACTGTGCTCTCGAGCAGCACCAAGATCCTCGTGGATACCGAGAGCAGCGGCAACATGATGTACCTGCCATTGGATCGCCTGACCCAGGGGTCCGTGTCCCGGTCTTCAGGCCAGTCATCAGGCGGCGGTAATGATCAGACTGATGTCCAGGCATTGACTGACCGGGTAATCCAGGAGCTTCGCTCCAGGCAGGACACTAATGTACGGAGGAGCAGATAATTATGGGACCTAAAGGTGTCGTGGGCCTTGCAGGCGCCCTCATTGTCGTCCTGCTGGTTCTTTCCAGTGTGTATATCATTCCGGAAACCCATCGGGGCGTGATGCTCCGGTTCGGTGAGCTGGTGGAAACGGATATTCAGGCGGGTATTCATTTCAAGGTCCCGGTGATTGATCAGGTCCGGGAGTTCGATATCCGGGTACTGACCATGGATCTTCCTTCCCGCCAGTACCTGACGGTTGAGAAGAAACCCCTGGACGTGGATTCCTACATTGCCTGGAAGATTCTCAATGTGGATCAGTTCTACCGGGCGACCGGTGGTGACGAGTTCCGTGCCCAGTCGCTGCTCTTGTCCCGCGTGGATAACGGTCTGCGGGATGAGTTCGGTATCCGTACCATGCACGAGGTGGTTTCCGGCCAGCGCGATGAGTTGATGCATACCTTGCGGGATCGGGTGAACGAAACGTCCGTGAAAGAGTTTGGCATCGAAGTGCTGGACGTGCGGGTTAAAGCGATAGAGTTTCCTGGCCAGGTGAGTGAAAACGTTTATCGCCGTATGGCTACTGAGCGTGAAAAGCTCGCCCAGGAATTCCGCTCACGCGGCAAGGAGCTGGCTGAGGGTATTCGTGCTGACGCCGATCGTCAGCGCACGGTCATTCTCGCGGAGGCGTTTGCGGAATCCGAGGAAACCCGGGGTGAAGGGGACGGCCAGGCGGCGGAGATTTATGCCAACGCCTACGGTTCGAACGCCGAGTTCTACAGCTTCTACCGTAGTCTTGAAGCTTATCGGAATACCTTCTCCAGCAAGGACGACATCATGGTCATTGACTCCGAAAGTGACTTCATGAAGTTCCTTAAGGATCCCCAGGGCCCTCGCTGAGACCGGGAACTGTGAGTCGAAAAACCGGAATACCTCGGTATTCCGGTTTTTTTGTGCCGGCCAACCGTGTAAAATTCTGGCGGTTTTGTTCCGGGTTTTTTCCTTCTCCGGAATTCGCCCTAAATCCTGTGTAATCCCATCGGCACATGTTGCCGGAACGGGTCTGACGGACAACGAAATCTCATGACAGTATCTGATCGCTGGTTACTGCCTGACGGGGTAGAGGACATTCTGCCGCCTCTGGCCGGACGGATCGAATCCCTGCGCCGGGATGTAATGGATACCTGCCAGCGCTGGGGCTACCAGCTTGTAATCCCGCCGCTGATTGAATATCTCGAGTCATTGTTTACCGGTACCGGAAATGACCTCGAGCTGCAGACATTCAAGCTGACCGATCAGCTGACTGGCCGGATGATGGGGGTTCGGGCCGATATGACGCCCCAGGCAGCCCGCATTGATGCGCACACGCTCGGGCAGGAAGGTATTACCCGGCTGTGCTATGCGGGCCACGTTCTGCATACCCGACCCCGCCATATGCTGACCGGACGGACTCCCATTCAGGCCGGTTGTGAGTTGTTTGGCAGCGAGTCCGAGTCTGCAGATATGGAAGTGATCAGCCTGATGCTGGAAGCACTTCGCGTCGCCGGTTTGCCGCACGTCCATTTGGACCTTGCTCATGTTTCGATATATGAGAGCCTGATCGGTGACGGCAACTTTGACCGGGAGACCGAAGCCTCGATTTTCGACGCCATGGCCCGTAAATCTGTCCCCGAACTGGATGAATTGCTGGGCGACTGCCCCGAAAACTCCGCCGGTGCCCGATTAAGGGAGCTGGCAAGGGTTAGTGGTGGTCCGGAAGCTCTGGTTTCGGCCCGGCGAATTCTTGAGGGTGCTTCCGAAAGTCTTGATGCCGCCCTGGACAAACTGGGTCGGGTTTCAGACATGCTGGCCCGGGATTTCCCGGAAGTGAGTTTCGGTTTCGATTTCTGCGAGCTCAGGGGTTACAACTACCATACCGGTCTGGTGTTCGCTGCCTATGTGCCGGGACATGGTGATTCGGTTGCCAAAGGTGGCCGCTATGACGCCATTGGCAGTGATTTTGGCCGGGCTCGCCCGGCAACAGGTTTCAGCCTGGATATCCGTGCGCTGGTGTCTCTTGGTGAGCGGACTCAGAAATTCTCAGGGGCAGTATGGGCCCCGGCTGATCCTGACCCCGCTCTGGAGGGCGTAATCTCCGGTCTAAGAATGACCGAGACGGTTATCCGGGCTTTGCCAGAGGATAGCGGTGTTGATCCGGCAGCACGAGGCTGTGACCGGAAACTGGTTAAACAGGGCGGCCAGTGGGTCGTTGAGAAGCTGGACTGACGCCTGCCAGGCCTCAGTGAACTCATTTACAGGTAAACTTGCGAAGCGCTGATCCTCCCCGGGGCAGCCGCATTGAGAGAGAATCATGGGTAAAAACGTTGTTGTGCTGGGCACCCAATGGGGTGATGAAGGCAAGGGTAAAATTGTTGACCTGCTGACCGACAAGGTGACCGCCGTTGTCCGTTTTCAGGGTGGTCACAATGCCGGACACACACTGGTAATTGATGGCAAGAAAACGGCCCTGCACCTGATTCCATCGGGTATTCTTCGTCAGCACGTCTACTGCCTGATTGGTAACGGTGTTGTCCTTTCTCCCGAGGCGCTGTTGAAGGAAGTACGCGAACTGGAAGGTAATGGCGTGGCGGTCCGAGACCGTTTGCGGATCAGTCTGGCTTGCCCGCTTATCCTGCGCACCCACGTTCGCATTGACCAGGCTCGTGAACGCGCCCGTGGCAACGACAAGATCGGCACCACTGGCCGCGGGATTGGTCCGGCCTACGAAGACAAGGTGTCTCGCCGTGGTCTTCGTCTTGGGGATCTCTGTAATCCCGGGGACTTTGAGCCCAAGTTGCGGGAAATTATGTCCTACCATAACTTTGTGCTGACCGAGTACTTCAAGGAGGAGCCGGAAGACATTGATGCGGCTCTGGAAGAACTCAAGCAAATGGGTGAGGAAATTCTCCCCATGGCAGCCGACGTTACCGATATGCTGCATGATTTCCGCAAGCGTGGCGAAAACATTCTGTTTGAAGGGGCCCAGGGTTCCCTGCTTGATATTGACCTGGGAACCTATCCGTATGTCACCTCCTCCAACACCACTGCGGGCGGGACTGCGACAGGGTCTGGTTTTGGTCCACTGTTCCTGGACTACGTTCTGGGTATCACCAAAGCCTATACCACTCGCGTGGGTTCCGGTCCGTTCCCGACCGAGCTGTTCGATGAGATGGGGCATCACCTCGCGGTCAAAGGCAACGAGATTGGGACTACGACTGGTCGTTCCCGGCGTTGTGGCTGGTTTGATGCGGTTGCATTGCGCCACGCGATCCAGATCAACAGCGTATCGGGTATCTGCCTGACCAAGCTCGATGTTCTGGACGGCATGGACACGGTGAAAGTCTGCGTGGGCTACAAAACGCCGAATGGCGAGATTACACGTCCGCCGATCGGCTGTGACACTTACAAGGATATTGAGCCGGTTTACGCCGAATTGCCTGGCTGGAGTGAAAGTACGGTAGGGCTCACCAGCATTGAGCAGCTGCCGGAAAACGCCAAGGCCTATATCCGCTTCCTTGAGGAGCAGATCGAAGCTCCGATTGACATCATTTCCACCGGCCCCGACCGGATCGAGACCATTACATTACGTCATCCGTTCGGCGACTAACCGGTACGGCACAAAAAAACCGCCCTGCAGGGCGGTTTTTTTGTGCTCAGGGTTTCTCGGCAATAATCGTTGCCCGTATGGGGCCGGGGTAGCCTTCGATGGTTCGTGCCGGATCGGTCGGATCGAGGAAATCCTGTAGCGAATTGAACCGCATCCAGTCGGTGCTGCGTTGCTCGGATATGGTGGTCTCGGTGACGTCTACCACCCGTGCATCGCGGAACCCGGTGCGGTCCAGCCAGCGCAGTAAAGTGTCACAGCTGGGCAGAAACCAGACATTGCGCATTTGCCCGTACCTGTCTTCCGGCATGAGGCTGTAGCCTTCGGGACCGTCTACCACCAGGGTCTCCAGTACCAGTTGGCCACCGCGTCGCAGGGTTCCTTTAAGCTCCAGCAAGTGATCAAGCGGGGAACGCCGGTGGTAGAGAACACCCATGGAGAAAGTGGTATCGAAAAATGCCAGGTTCTCCGGCAAGTCTTCCATTCTTACGGGCAACAGGTCCGCTGGAGCGTCGTTGAGGTAGTGCTTGACGCTCAGGAACTGGAACATGAACAGCAGGCCCGGATCAATGCCAATGACCCGTCCGGCGCCTTCACCCAGCATTCGCCAGCAGTGGTAGCCAGAGCCACAGCCCACATCCAGTATACGACGACCAGACAGGTCGGAAAGGTAGGGAGAAACACGGTCCCACTTCCAGTCGGAGCGCCACTCGGTGTCGATGTAGGTGCCGAAGAAGTCATAAGGCCCCTTGCGCCAGGGCATCAGGCCCCGAAGCGCGGTTTCCAACTGCGCTTGCCTGGACTCTATCGGATTTTCCGTGGTCCTCAAGGCGATCGCTGAATTGTTCAGGTCCGCCTCAATATCAGGAAACTCGGGGAGTCTGTGAAGGGCGCTCAACCAGCGATCCATGTCGCCATGGGGGCTGTCATCGAAGCGATGGGTGAGTTGCGCGCGCAGCTGTTCGGACCACGCTTCCTGCCCGGTTTGTGCAAGCTCCGTCAGCAGCGGCCCAAAATGTGTTTGCCAGTCAAAGTTAGCCATGGTTCCCAGAGTGTTTTCAGTCGGCCCTGATGGCCAGCATGGAGACAAAGTTGAAGCACTGGTACCAGACCAGAACCTGATCAAACCCGGCTGAGAGCAGGCGTTGCTTGTGGGCAGCCAGGGTTTCCGGAATCAGCACTTGTTCAATCGCTGAGCGTTTCTGGCTTATTTCCAGGTCGGAATAGCCATTCGCGCGTTTGAATTCATGGTGCAGGCGGGTCTGGACCTCCTGCTCCTCAACCGATTCAAAGCGAATTTTTTCAGACAGGATCAGTGCGCCACCCGGCCGCGTTGCACCGGCGATGCGCGTCAGTAGTTCAGTTCGTTTTTCCGGTGGAACAAACTGCAGCGTGAAGTTCAGCGTTGTTACTGAGGCGTTGTTCAGTTCTGTTTCCAGAATGTCTTCGCAGCGGAGTGATACCGGCAGGGGGTTGTCGTCCAGAGCGATGTAGTGTTCGCAACGTTCGATCATGGCGCTGGAGTTATCTACCCCAGTCAGCGTGCAATCTCCGTAGGGAATTCCATGGCGCATAGCGAGCGTCGAGGCTCCCAGTGAGCAGCCCAGATCGTAACAGTTCGAAGCGGCCTGAGCGTATTGCTCGGTAATGACCTCAATCATCGGAATGATCGTGGTATAGCCGGGAACCGAACGGCGAATCATATCGGGAAACACCCGGGCGACCGACGCGTCAAAGCGGAAGTCCTCTGGCCGGCGTTCAGTCGCAAAGAGCCGGTCCGTCAGCTGTGCCGGAGGCCCGGAAGGGCGTCGTGGCTTACTCATTGTCCCCCGGCTCCCCGGCGGTCTCCGGAACGGCAGGAGCTGTGGGCGAAGGCCTGGAACAGCGTACCCCACGATTCTTGTAGTCCACAATAATGCCCCGGAAAGACGGGTCCACGTCCGCGGCAATTGCGAGATACCCATTCTCGCAAGCTGCGTGAAGCTCGGATGCTTTTGGTGACATCCGGAACGGTTCATCCGGGGTAACATGAATCGCCTGGAAATCGCCAACCGGCATGTGATCCTTGTTGTCGGAATGATCAATCTTGCCGCCGATTTCCAGGGCCATTACCGTGCCGACAACGGCAACCACGGCGGTG
This Marinobacter salinus DNA region includes the following protein-coding sequences:
- the hflK gene encoding FtsH protease activity modulator HflK → MAWNEPGGNRNDNDPWGTGGGRRGNDQGPPDLDEALKKGLDKLNKMLGGKGGKSGGSGGSSGGSAGSFGAVLAIAAILVVGYVIFQSFYTVNEQERAVVLRFGEYNRTESPGLRFKVPLIDDVTKVRVTSVRTAESSGQMLTQDENLVTVDLQVQYRVSDAQAYVLNVRDSNQALAFATDSALRHEVGSSSLDDVLTEGRAELAVRVEQRLQSFLVEYGTGLEIVRVNVESTQPPPAVQDAFREVQRAREDEQQVKEEAETYRNKVVPEARGQAQRMIEEASAYKQEVIERARGETSRFLQLLAVYQNAPTVTRERMYLQTLETVLSSSTKILVDTESSGNMMYLPLDRLTQGSVSRSSGQSSGGGNDQTDVQALTDRVIQELRSRQDTNVRRSR
- a CDS encoding adenylosuccinate synthase: MGKNVVVLGTQWGDEGKGKIVDLLTDKVTAVVRFQGGHNAGHTLVIDGKKTALHLIPSGILRQHVYCLIGNGVVLSPEALLKEVRELEGNGVAVRDRLRISLACPLILRTHVRIDQARERARGNDKIGTTGRGIGPAYEDKVSRRGLRLGDLCNPGDFEPKLREIMSYHNFVLTEYFKEEPEDIDAALEELKQMGEEILPMAADVTDMLHDFRKRGENILFEGAQGSLLDIDLGTYPYVTSSNTTAGGTATGSGFGPLFLDYVLGITKAYTTRVGSGPFPTELFDEMGHHLAVKGNEIGTTTGRSRRCGWFDAVALRHAIQINSVSGICLTKLDVLDGMDTVKVCVGYKTPNGEITRPPIGCDTYKDIEPVYAELPGWSESTVGLTSIEQLPENAKAYIRFLEEQIEAPIDIISTGPDRIETITLRHPFGD
- the cmoB gene encoding tRNA 5-methoxyuridine(34)/uridine 5-oxyacetic acid(34) synthase CmoB; this encodes MANFDWQTHFGPLLTELAQTGQEAWSEQLRAQLTHRFDDSPHGDMDRWLSALHRLPEFPDIEADLNNSAIALRTTENPIESRQAQLETALRGLMPWRKGPYDFFGTYIDTEWRSDWKWDRVSPYLSDLSGRRILDVGCGSGYHCWRMLGEGAGRVIGIDPGLLFMFQFLSVKHYLNDAPADLLPVRMEDLPENLAFFDTTFSMGVLYHRRSPLDHLLELKGTLRRGGQLVLETLVVDGPEGYSLMPEDRYGQMRNVWFLPSCDTLLRWLDRTGFRDARVVDVTETTISEQRSTDWMRFNSLQDFLDPTDPARTIEGYPGPIRATIIAEKP
- a CDS encoding ATP phosphoribosyltransferase regulatory subunit — protein: MTVSDRWLLPDGVEDILPPLAGRIESLRRDVMDTCQRWGYQLVIPPLIEYLESLFTGTGNDLELQTFKLTDQLTGRMMGVRADMTPQAARIDAHTLGQEGITRLCYAGHVLHTRPRHMLTGRTPIQAGCELFGSESESADMEVISLMLEALRVAGLPHVHLDLAHVSIYESLIGDGNFDRETEASIFDAMARKSVPELDELLGDCPENSAGARLRELARVSGGPEALVSARRILEGASESLDAALDKLGRVSDMLARDFPEVSFGFDFCELRGYNYHTGLVFAAYVPGHGDSVAKGGRYDAIGSDFGRARPATGFSLDIRALVSLGERTQKFSGAVWAPADPDPALEGVISGLRMTETVIRALPEDSGVDPAARGCDRKLVKQGGQWVVEKLD
- the cmoA gene encoding carboxy-S-adenosyl-L-methionine synthase CmoA; the encoded protein is MSKPRRPSGPPAQLTDRLFATERRPEDFRFDASVARVFPDMIRRSVPGYTTIIPMIEVITEQYAQAASNCYDLGCSLGASTLAMRHGIPYGDCTLTGVDNSSAMIERCEHYIALDDNPLPVSLRCEDILETELNNASVTTLNFTLQFVPPEKRTELLTRIAGATRPGGALILSEKIRFESVEEQEVQTRLHHEFKRANGYSDLEISQKRSAIEQVLIPETLAAHKQRLLSAGFDQVLVWYQCFNFVSMLAIRAD
- the hflC gene encoding protease modulator HflC, giving the protein MGPKGVVGLAGALIVVLLVLSSVYIIPETHRGVMLRFGELVETDIQAGIHFKVPVIDQVREFDIRVLTMDLPSRQYLTVEKKPLDVDSYIAWKILNVDQFYRATGGDEFRAQSLLLSRVDNGLRDEFGIRTMHEVVSGQRDELMHTLRDRVNETSVKEFGIEVLDVRVKAIEFPGQVSENVYRRMATEREKLAQEFRSRGKELAEGIRADADRQRTVILAEAFAESEETRGEGDGQAAEIYANAYGSNAEFYSFYRSLEAYRNTFSSKDDIMVIDSESDFMKFLKDPQGPR
- the hflX gene encoding ribosome rescue GTPase HflX, with the protein product MFERPDVGERAILVHIDFTSHDDTEDPDEFRELVTSAGVEPVAVVTGSRKQPSPRLFVGEGKLEEIRDAITANEADVVLFNHALSPSQERNVERDLRCRVLDRTGVILDIFAQRARTHEGKLQVELAQLEHMSTRLVRGWTHLERQKGGIGLRGPGETQLETDRRLLRERIKSIHKRLEKVRRQRNQGRRARKRADIPTVSLVGYTNAGKSTLFNRMTTSNVYAANQLFATLDPTLRRLELPDVGAVVVADTVGFIRHLPHKLVEAFRATLEETTEATLLLHIVDCHDSRRDENIEQVEEVLAEIGANEVPMLQVFNKIDLLEDFTPRVERNEDGVPVRAWVSAVTGEGLDGLFDAIVERLAEDVIHHFVLLGPEDGKLRALLHEAGSVLSEEHRQTGDTVLEVRLQNRDWLQLLSRAGVKEDSVRLDDRTA
- a CDS encoding kinase: MSQNERHYTVRSLIVTAVVAVVGTVMALEIGGKIDHSDNKDHMPVGDFQAIHVTPDEPFRMSPKASELHAACENGYLAIAADVDPSFRGIIVDYKNRGVRCSRPSPTAPAVPETAGEPGDNE